AAAGCATGCCGGCTCGTCGATCGATCTTGTACTACCTTGGCGTCAACAACGGTGATCAACGCTCGAGAGGTACGACTGCATGCCGGAGGATCGCGCTCGGTCGGCGTCTATGCGCGACGTGGCCGAGCTCGCGGGCGTATCCGGACAAACCGTCTCTCGCGTGGCGAACAATCTGGGCAACGTGACGGAGCGGACACGCCGTCGCGTCGAACTGGCGATGAAGGAGCTCGGCTATCGTCCGAACATCGCGGCGCGTGCCCTCCGAAACGGCGAGTTCCGATCGATAGCCGTCGTGGTGTTCGGCCTCGAGACTCTGGGCAACGTGCGGACAGTGAGCGCGATAGCCGAGGAGGCGGCGAGACGGAGCTATGCCGTCGAACTGATATCGGTGCAGCATTCGCCCGAAGAAGCGGGCACGGCCGACTTCTCATGGGCCATACGTAGACTCGGGCAGGATGCCGTCGACGGCATCATACTGATCCTGGAGACGAGCAACTCCGCCGGAGCGGCAGTGCGCCTACCTCCTGGCGTTCCCGCGGTGATCGTCGATGCGGGCGCCGCTTTCGAGCATCCGTCGGTCGACGCGAACCAGGAGCAGGGCGCCCGCCTCGCCGTGGATCACCTTCTTGAGCTCGGACATCCGACCGTCTGGCATATCGCCGGGCCGCCCGAATCGAACGCGGCGGCTGCACGTGCACGAGCATGGCGGACTCAGCTCGAACAAGCCGGTCGACTCGTTCCCGAGATGCTCATCGGCGACTGGACCCCTGAGTCCGGCTACAACGCAGCGCTGGAACTGGCCGCCCGCCAGGAAGTGACGGCGGTCTTTGCAGCAAACGATCAGATGGCACTCGGCGCCCTCCGCGCGTTTCACGAGAACGGGGTCCCTGTACCTGAGGGCATCAGCGTCGTGGGATTCGACGACATGGTCGAGTCATCGCAGTTCTGGCCCCCGCTCACGACGGTGCGGCAACGCTTCAAGGCAGCGGGTGCCACCGCCGTATCCCTGCTCGTCGACCAGATCGAGCATGGTGAAGCCCCGGCAGGACGGCGCGTGATCGATACAGAGCTCGTGGTGCGCGC
This genomic interval from Microbacterium sp. LWH11-1.2 contains the following:
- a CDS encoding LacI family DNA-binding transcriptional regulator gives rise to the protein MRDVAELAGVSGQTVSRVANNLGNVTERTRRRVELAMKELGYRPNIAARALRNGEFRSIAVVVFGLETLGNVRTVSAIAEEAARRSYAVELISVQHSPEEAGTADFSWAIRRLGQDAVDGIILILETSNSAGAAVRLPPGVPAVIVDAGAAFEHPSVDANQEQGARLAVDHLLELGHPTVWHIAGPPESNAAAARARAWRTQLEQAGRLVPEMLIGDWTPESGYNAALELAARQEVTAVFAANDQMALGALRAFHENGVPVPEGISVVGFDDMVESSQFWPPLTTVRQRFKAAGATAVSLLVDQIEHGEAPAGRRVIDTELVVRASTGPFGERSSRR